A genomic stretch from Candidatus Ancaeobacter aquaticus includes:
- a CDS encoding DNA polymerase III subunit alpha codes for MSSPNFVHLHVHTEYSVLDGACRVKDLCKQAQKYGMGAVSITDHGNMHGAIQFYLEAKNTGIKPIIGSEMYVAPRSRHDKKPSGIRDASHHLVLLAKDLEGYKNLLKLSSIAHLEGFYYKPRVDKEVIAKYSRGLICMSGCLKGEVAYSLMHEDYKKAKDAIDFYKNVFGKDNYYIELHDHGIPEQKKVMPHLISLAKEFGVGVVAANDCHYVNKEDAFAHDALLCIQTGTTIAEEKRLKLFNDQFYFKSPKEMAAIFKDVPEALHNTTVIADRCHLEFSFDNKYLPHYPVSKGETQRKYLRALCDEGIKNRYEQRNTEINERLDHELSVIEKMHYESYFLIVWDLVHFAREKGIPVGPGRGSAAGSIVAYALGITDIDPIRYALLFERFLNPDRVSLPDIDIDFCYDRRCEVIEYVSKKYGANNVGQIITFGTMGAKAVVRDVGRVLGIEYGEVDRVAKMIPTVIPGEKSVTLSKVFDIDPSFKEIAQKDTRFRKLYEYALTLEGLVRNVSTHAAGVVISEQPLTENVPLTRGSNGEITTQYQMGDLEKIGLLKMDFLGLKTLTVISEAIKIIERTRDIKIDIRHISLDDKKTFDLLNQAQTIGVFQLESSGMRDVSKRIGLSKFDHIIALIALFRPGPMNMLDDFISRKHGRTKIQYDHPLLENILNDTYGIMLYQEQVMSVANVIAGYSMAEGDILRRIMGKKKPEAMAEQREYFIKGAQRNKIQKHVGEKIFDTMAYFAGYGFNKSHSAAYALISYRTAYLKANYPQEYMAALLTSEKGNTEKITIYINECDHMQIKILPPDINSSFAQFTVSDKDVRFGLAAIKNVGENAVHSILTERKGNGPFVSFIEFLERTDSRVVNRKITESLIKCGAFDSFGSKRAQLFASLDDALSVAGITRRDRENGQASFFDMLQDEEKKKSIHFTIPQIDEWTDSELLAYEKELLGFYITGHPLKKYEDLLLQYLPHNSSQLLSIRDGEEVKVGGIITHVRHTVTKRKNEKMAILTIEDTQGAIEVLVFPSVYEECSPMLTVDNIVYVVGKNSVKDDTPKILAAEIDHIERAKERCTKAIKVRITDSSNKTENIMEFKDLCQNNPGKCPIYISLSLSSGEDVIVSANERFKVTPSELLLRKMETLFGRDNLEIRA; via the coding sequence ATGAGCAGTCCAAATTTCGTCCATTTACATGTTCATACCGAGTATAGTGTGCTTGATGGTGCCTGTAGGGTAAAAGACTTATGCAAGCAAGCTCAAAAATATGGTATGGGCGCTGTTTCAATTACTGATCACGGGAATATGCATGGGGCGATACAATTTTACCTCGAAGCCAAGAATACGGGAATAAAGCCAATTATTGGCTCTGAAATGTATGTTGCTCCGCGAAGCAGGCATGACAAAAAACCAAGCGGAATCAGAGACGCATCTCACCACCTTGTACTGCTAGCTAAAGACTTAGAAGGCTATAAAAATCTACTTAAATTATCTTCAATTGCCCATCTAGAAGGATTTTATTACAAACCGCGGGTCGATAAAGAGGTTATTGCCAAGTATTCACGTGGACTTATCTGTATGAGCGGGTGCCTTAAAGGTGAAGTTGCATATTCGCTCATGCATGAAGATTATAAAAAGGCAAAAGATGCCATTGATTTTTATAAGAATGTTTTTGGAAAAGATAATTATTATATTGAACTCCACGACCATGGTATTCCTGAGCAGAAAAAAGTTATGCCTCATTTGATATCTTTAGCAAAGGAATTTGGCGTGGGTGTTGTAGCTGCAAATGACTGCCATTACGTTAATAAAGAAGATGCTTTTGCTCATGATGCGCTATTATGCATTCAAACAGGAACGACTATCGCAGAAGAAAAACGTCTAAAATTATTTAATGATCAATTTTACTTTAAGTCACCAAAGGAAATGGCGGCTATTTTTAAGGATGTCCCTGAAGCGCTACACAATACAACGGTAATTGCTGATAGATGTCATCTTGAATTCTCATTTGATAATAAGTATTTGCCGCATTATCCCGTTTCCAAAGGTGAAACCCAACGAAAATATTTAAGAGCATTGTGTGATGAAGGTATTAAAAATAGATATGAGCAGCGTAACACTGAAATAAATGAACGATTAGATCATGAGTTGTCAGTAATTGAAAAGATGCATTATGAGTCATATTTTCTTATTGTTTGGGATCTCGTACATTTTGCGCGGGAAAAGGGTATTCCTGTGGGTCCTGGAAGAGGATCCGCAGCGGGAAGCATAGTGGCGTATGCATTAGGAATTACTGATATTGATCCTATTCGCTACGCGCTCCTTTTTGAACGATTCTTGAATCCTGACAGAGTCTCTCTTCCTGATATAGACATAGATTTTTGCTATGATCGTAGATGTGAAGTTATTGAGTATGTCTCTAAAAAATATGGAGCGAACAATGTTGGGCAGATTATTACCTTCGGCACAATGGGGGCAAAAGCTGTTGTGCGGGATGTGGGTAGAGTCCTCGGTATTGAATACGGAGAAGTTGATAGAGTAGCAAAGATGATACCTACTGTGATACCAGGAGAAAAAAGTGTTACGCTATCAAAAGTTTTTGATATTGATCCCTCTTTTAAAGAAATAGCTCAAAAAGACACTCGATTTAGAAAACTGTACGAATATGCACTTACTTTAGAAGGTCTTGTAAGAAATGTGTCTACGCACGCGGCTGGCGTTGTTATTTCTGAACAGCCACTTACAGAAAATGTGCCCCTTACACGCGGTTCGAATGGTGAAATTACAACACAATATCAAATGGGTGATCTTGAAAAAATTGGTCTCTTAAAGATGGATTTTTTGGGGCTCAAAACTCTTACCGTTATCAGTGAGGCAATTAAAATTATTGAACGGACGAGAGATATCAAAATAGATATTAGACATATATCTCTGGACGATAAAAAAACATTCGACTTGCTCAATCAAGCACAAACAATCGGGGTGTTCCAGCTTGAAAGTAGCGGGATGAGGGATGTCTCAAAAAGGATAGGCCTTTCTAAATTTGATCACATTATTGCCCTTATAGCTCTTTTTAGACCAGGTCCGATGAATATGCTAGACGATTTTATTAGTCGTAAACATGGAAGAACCAAAATACAATATGATCATCCGCTTTTGGAAAATATTTTGAATGATACGTATGGTATTATGTTGTATCAAGAACAAGTGATGAGTGTAGCTAATGTTATTGCAGGGTATTCAATGGCGGAAGGTGATATCCTCCGTAGAATTATGGGAAAGAAAAAACCTGAAGCAATGGCTGAGCAAAGGGAATACTTTATTAAAGGTGCTCAGAGAAATAAAATCCAAAAACATGTAGGCGAAAAAATATTCGATACAATGGCATATTTTGCGGGATATGGATTTAATAAATCTCATAGTGCCGCTTATGCTCTTATTTCATACCGCACAGCTTATTTGAAAGCTAATTATCCGCAAGAATATATGGCAGCGCTTCTCACCAGTGAAAAGGGTAATACAGAAAAGATTACCATATATATTAATGAGTGTGATCATATGCAAATAAAAATATTGCCACCTGATATTAATTCAAGTTTTGCTCAGTTTACTGTTAGTGATAAAGATGTGCGTTTCGGTCTTGCGGCAATTAAAAACGTTGGCGAGAATGCAGTACACAGTATTTTGACTGAACGAAAAGGAAACGGGCCTTTTGTATCGTTTATAGAATTTCTTGAACGTACTGATTCGCGTGTTGTAAATAGAAAAATAACGGAAAGCCTCATTAAGTGCGGGGCGTTTGATTCTTTTGGATCTAAACGCGCGCAATTATTTGCTTCACTTGATGATGCTTTATCTGTCGCGGGTATTACGCGAAGAGATAGGGAAAATGGACAGGCATCTTTTTTTGATATGCTTCAGGATGAAGAAAAGAAAAAAAGCATTCATTTTACAATTCCTCAGATTGATGAGTGGACAGATTCAGAATTACTCGCATATGAAAAAGAGCTGCTCGGATTTTATATTACCGGGCATCCATTAAAAAAATATGAAGATTTGCTTCTGCAGTATCTTCCACATAACTCTTCACAACTCCTGAGTATACGTGACGGGGAAGAGGTCAAAGTGGGTGGTATCATTACTCATGTGCGACATACCGTTACAAAAAGAAAAAATGAAAAAATGGCAATACTTACTATAGAAGATACACAGGGGGCTATAGAAGTTCTCGTATTTCCTTCAGTCTATGAGGAATGCTCCCCAATGCTCACTGTTGATAACATAGTATATGTGGTCGGGAAAAATAGCGTAAAAGATGATACTCCAAAAATTCTAGCTGCTGAAATTGATCATATAGAAAGAGCGAAAGAAAGATGCACCAAAGCTATAAAAGTACGTATTACCGATAGTTCAAATAAAACAGAAAATATAATGGAATTTAAAGATTTGTGCCAAAATAATCCCGGAAAATGTCCTATATACATTTCTCTTTCATTATCAAGCGGTGAGGACGTAATTGTATCCGCAAACGAACGTTTCAAAGTTACTCCATCAGAGCTGCTATTAAGAAAAATGGAAACACTTTTTGGGAGGGATAACCTGGAAATAAGAGCATAA
- the xerD gene encoding site-specific tyrosine recombinase XerD, with the protein MRIILDEFLIYLSSEKGLSKNTIASYRHDINKFILYLESHKIDSFNNVHRNDIVDFIMDLKQNGLSTPSIARNIVSIKLIFRFMMRERLIATDITGTLDSPKMWKTLPDTLSEEEVLKILNGPNTKKPKGIRDKAILELMYATGMRVSEVVHLKVTDVNLDVGFLKCLGKGSKERIVPVGSKAIKYVIEYLNKVRPQMRKELITTELFLTRLGKGFSRQSIWNMVKGYTCSVGITKNVTPHTLRHSFATHLLSNGAELRMVQEMLGHADISTTQIYTHVDKNRLKSIHREFHPRA; encoded by the coding sequence GTGAGAATAATATTAGATGAGTTTCTCATATATTTATCTTCTGAAAAGGGACTCTCAAAGAATACAATTGCGAGTTACCGGCATGATATTAATAAGTTTATCTTATATCTCGAATCACATAAAATAGATTCTTTTAATAATGTTCATCGTAACGATATTGTCGATTTCATAATGGATCTCAAGCAAAATGGTCTCAGTACCCCTTCAATAGCAAGGAATATTGTTTCAATTAAGCTTATTTTTCGCTTCATGATGAGAGAGCGGTTGATCGCTACGGATATTACCGGCACATTAGATTCTCCTAAAATGTGGAAAACATTGCCGGATACATTATCTGAAGAAGAAGTATTAAAAATACTCAACGGGCCTAATACAAAGAAACCTAAAGGAATACGTGATAAAGCAATATTGGAGCTAATGTATGCAACGGGAATGCGTGTTTCAGAAGTTGTTCATTTAAAAGTTACAGATGTAAATCTTGATGTAGGGTTTTTAAAATGTCTTGGCAAAGGATCTAAAGAAAGAATCGTTCCCGTTGGGTCTAAGGCGATAAAATATGTAATTGAATACCTTAATAAGGTAAGACCTCAAATGAGAAAAGAACTCATTACAACAGAGCTTTTTCTTACTCGTCTTGGTAAGGGGTTTTCTCGCCAGTCAATATGGAATATGGTAAAAGGTTATACATGTTCTGTGGGTATTACAAAAAATGTGACTCCTCATACATTGCGGCACTCTTTTGCAACACATCTTTTGTCCAATGGGGCAGAACTGCGAATGGTTCAGGAAATGTTGGGCCATGCTGATATATCTACTACGCAAATCTATACACATGTTGATAAAAATCGTCTCAAAAGTATTCATCGTGAGTTTCATCCGCGCGCCTAA
- a CDS encoding MBL fold metallo-hydrolase — protein MIKKFEVGPLDANCYVLSCDDTKCAAVVDLGGTSKMVSDYIVSNDLTVHYLICTHGHYDHIGGIADFKKKYGKEIPVMIHTNDVDMFVHPKKYVPLLGVLIPGNIPPDKELYDGEAIKIGNMEIKVIHTPGHTPGGVSLYDKNGGYVLTGDTLFHEGVGRTDLAYGSFEDLKCSIEKKLFVLPDETVVYPGHGSHSTIGHEKQHNPYVGE, from the coding sequence ATGATTAAAAAGTTTGAAGTGGGACCTCTTGATGCGAATTGTTATGTGTTGAGCTGTGATGATACTAAATGTGCGGCGGTAGTAGATCTGGGCGGTACATCAAAAATGGTTTCTGATTATATTGTCAGTAATGACCTTACTGTACACTATCTTATTTGTACTCATGGACATTATGATCATATCGGCGGGATAGCTGATTTTAAAAAGAAATACGGAAAAGAAATTCCTGTGATGATTCATACTAATGATGTTGATATGTTTGTTCACCCTAAAAAGTATGTACCGCTTCTTGGTGTTCTTATCCCTGGAAATATCCCTCCTGATAAGGAGCTGTATGATGGTGAAGCTATCAAAATTGGCAATATGGAGATAAAGGTAATACATACTCCGGGGCATACTCCCGGTGGCGTTTCTTTGTACGATAAAAATGGTGGATATGTGCTTACGGGGGATACTCTTTTTCATGAAGGAGTTGGGAGAACTGATTTGGCTTATGGTTCATTTGAAGACTTAAAATGTTCGATTGAAAAGAAACTGTTTGTTCTTCCTGATGAGACGGTTGTTTATCCCGGGCATGGTTCGCATTCAACAATTGGTCATGAAAAACAACATAACCCTTATGTTGGGGAGTGA
- a CDS encoding VanZ family protein has translation MAIVIFVLSSFSLNCFSSARIVNIDKIIHVLVYALFALLIRRSFMYSRNEFLNKYANSGAIICAVVFGMSDEFHQYFVPERYACFYDVCANTLGAVLSVTILQRIHSQNRNAKIYIGE, from the coding sequence ATGGCGATAGTGATTTTTGTTTTATCATCTTTTTCACTTAATTGTTTCTCTTCAGCGAGAATAGTTAATATAGATAAAATAATACATGTTCTTGTCTATGCACTTTTCGCACTTTTAATAAGAAGAAGTTTTATGTATTCTCGAAATGAATTCCTTAATAAATATGCAAATAGTGGCGCGATTATCTGTGCGGTAGTTTTTGGGATGAGCGATGAATTTCACCAGTATTTTGTTCCAGAAAGATATGCTTGTTTTTATGACGTGTGTGCTAATACTCTCGGTGCAGTGCTTTCAGTTACTATTCTGCAGCGAATACATTCTCAAAACAGAAATGCTAAAATATATATAGGTGAATAA
- a CDS encoding metallophosphoesterase family protein produces the protein MKYGILGDIHSNFEALETVHAYLKDKVDKFVSVGDIVGYAASPNECIEVVKGLGCPVVAGNHDQAVTGKTDITNFHPFAREAVIWTKNVIKKENYEFLASLDLIAHENDFSVVHASLDIPDKWTYIMSIDEADMSFRFQETKVCFLGHTHYPGIFRSDGIFIPVDEGDYPLAGDYKFIVNVGSIGQPRDGNPDACAVIYDTDTNSVNVKRLPYEIQRTQDRIIDASLPKIIAERLSFGR, from the coding sequence ATGAAATATGGGATATTGGGAGATATTCACAGTAATTTCGAAGCGTTAGAAACTGTTCACGCGTATTTAAAGGACAAGGTTGATAAGTTTGTTTCAGTCGGGGATATAGTGGGTTATGCGGCAAGTCCGAATGAATGTATCGAAGTGGTAAAAGGTTTGGGATGTCCAGTTGTAGCGGGAAACCATGATCAGGCCGTAACAGGAAAAACGGATATTACAAATTTTCATCCTTTTGCACGTGAAGCGGTTATATGGACAAAAAATGTAATCAAAAAGGAAAATTATGAATTTCTTGCATCCCTTGATCTTATAGCGCATGAAAATGATTTTAGTGTTGTGCATGCATCATTAGACATTCCTGACAAATGGACATACATCATGAGTATTGATGAGGCAGATATGAGTTTTCGTTTTCAAGAGACAAAAGTATGTTTTCTTGGGCATACACATTATCCCGGGATCTTTAGAAGTGACGGAATATTTATTCCGGTTGATGAAGGAGATTACCCATTGGCTGGAGACTACAAATTTATAGTGAATGTGGGAAGTATCGGTCAGCCGCGAGATGGAAATCCTGATGCGTGCGCAGTGATTTACGATACAGACACAAATAGCGTGAATGTTAAAAGATTACCCTATGAGATACAGCGAACGCAGGATAGGATAATAGATGCCAGTTTGCCGAAAATAATCGCTGAACGATTGTCTTTTGGAAGATAA
- a CDS encoding HD domain-containing protein has product MKKAESDFVKNIAVGDKVSSVFVVAKKEYKAKKNGEPYVALTLSDKTGAINSVLWDNVSPAREVLDQSDIVWVEGDVGNYNGPQLTLRNIKMINDDEYSISDLLRSVEDIGKIETSMMSLLEKIQNPWIKKFIRSIQDNKEFMGNFKKAPGGGKWHHSYFGGLFEHTYEVMQLCDTTCDLHSEVDRDLCLAGAFIHDCGKVFELSYDITFDYTDKGRLVGHIIQGNDYIMGHIQAIDGFPEDIAVNLQHIILSHQGEYVQRSPVLPQTLEACVVYHCDNLDSQVNAYKNVICGPREEGQKWSKWLTIINRQLFLKNETNDS; this is encoded by the coding sequence ATGAAAAAAGCTGAGAGCGATTTCGTTAAAAACATTGCGGTTGGAGATAAAGTCTCCAGTGTTTTTGTGGTTGCAAAGAAGGAGTATAAAGCTAAAAAAAATGGTGAACCGTACGTAGCATTAACGTTGTCAGATAAAACAGGCGCAATAAATAGTGTGCTATGGGACAATGTAAGTCCCGCTCGTGAAGTTTTGGATCAGAGTGATATTGTATGGGTTGAGGGAGATGTGGGTAATTATAACGGGCCGCAGTTAACTCTTAGGAATATAAAAATGATTAATGATGATGAATATTCCATTAGTGATCTTTTGAGGTCCGTTGAAGATATTGGCAAAATTGAGACAAGTATGATGAGTCTACTGGAAAAAATTCAAAACCCATGGATAAAAAAGTTTATAAGATCCATTCAGGATAATAAAGAATTTATGGGTAACTTTAAAAAGGCTCCCGGCGGCGGGAAGTGGCATCATTCTTATTTCGGTGGATTGTTTGAACATACGTATGAAGTGATGCAGTTATGTGATACAACGTGTGATCTGCACTCTGAGGTGGACAGAGATCTGTGTTTGGCGGGTGCATTTATCCATGATTGTGGTAAGGTTTTTGAATTGTCTTATGATATTACGTTCGATTATACTGATAAGGGGAGGCTCGTAGGGCATATTATTCAGGGAAATGATTATATAATGGGGCATATACAAGCTATAGATGGATTTCCAGAAGATATTGCAGTGAATCTGCAGCATATTATTCTCAGTCATCAAGGCGAATATGTGCAAAGGTCTCCTGTTCTGCCGCAAACATTAGAGGCATGCGTTGTGTATCATTGTGACAACCTTGATTCGCAGGTGAATGCGTATAAGAATGTTATTTGCGGTCCTCGTGAAGAAGGGCAAAAGTGGAGTAAATGGCTTACCATAATAAACAGACAGTTATTTCTTAAGAATGAGACAAATGATTCGTAG
- a CDS encoding ABC transporter ATP-binding protein — MSDGSIIEFNNVTKIYSSEMFSRHVGINDISIRITEGVCYGLVGPNGSGKTTIIKLILGLLYPNKGTIKLFGETPKTSHKTRIGYLPELTYYYDFLTPEEILYFFGRLYGITGKKLKTRVNDVLNTVDLYKYRERKLKTFSKGMLQRLGVAQSIINNPSLLIVDEPTIGLDPVGLKDFVKMLESFKNNGVTIVFSSHQLMYAQKLCDTVSILNQGALMRTINANDIESLEDLYIATIGGAE; from the coding sequence ATGAGTGATGGATCTATAATTGAATTTAATAATGTTACGAAGATATATTCTTCTGAAATGTTTTCGAGACATGTTGGAATTAATGACATAAGTATAAGAATTACTGAAGGTGTGTGTTACGGTTTAGTTGGCCCTAATGGGTCCGGGAAAACAACTATTATAAAACTTATACTTGGGCTTTTGTATCCAAATAAAGGCACAATTAAGCTTTTTGGTGAAACGCCAAAAACATCGCATAAAACGAGGATTGGATATTTACCTGAATTGACCTATTATTATGATTTTCTTACCCCTGAGGAAATTCTGTATTTTTTTGGCCGTTTGTATGGGATTACAGGAAAAAAATTAAAGACGAGAGTGAATGATGTTTTAAATACTGTGGATCTTTACAAATACCGAGAAAGAAAATTAAAAACATTCTCCAAAGGAATGTTGCAAAGATTAGGCGTTGCCCAATCAATTATTAATAACCCTTCATTACTCATTGTTGATGAACCTACCATAGGGCTTGATCCTGTCGGGTTGAAGGATTTTGTTAAAATGTTAGAGTCATTTAAGAATAATGGAGTAACAATAGTTTTCTCGTCACATCAACTTATGTATGCTCAAAAGCTCTGTGATACAGTATCAATATTAAATCAAGGGGCATTAATGAGAACAATTAATGCAAATGACATAGAATCATTAGAAGATCTTTACATTGCTACAATAGGCGGTGCAGAGTGA
- a CDS encoding acylphosphatase has product MAENKRVSALFHGVVQGVGFRFTVVRISYDYNIKGFVKNLLDGSVEVVAEGNMEILEQFLHKIKTGELERYIRSSDIEYFPATGKYRSFGVEY; this is encoded by the coding sequence GTGGCAGAGAATAAGCGGGTTAGCGCACTGTTTCACGGTGTAGTGCAGGGCGTAGGTTTTCGATTTACTGTTGTTCGCATATCGTATGATTATAATATTAAGGGGTTTGTAAAAAATCTTTTAGACGGTTCAGTAGAGGTTGTTGCTGAAGGAAATATGGAAATTTTAGAGCAATTTCTTCATAAAATAAAAACGGGTGAGTTGGAAAGATATATTAGATCTTCTGATATAGAATATTTTCCTGCTACCGGCAAATATCGTTCTTTTGGAGTAGAGTATTAA